Proteins from a genomic interval of Pantoea deleyi:
- a CDS encoding TIM barrel protein translates to MSELKFATRLNSFASGAHLYWPDQQGKPSVLQMVARAGKVKGLTHLDLNFPQHLTSDIPTLRQAIEDAGLAVNGMQMRWDAPQFKIGAFTHPDAKVRREAIELTKRGIDAGREFGSRLMTLWMGQDGFDYCFQADYKKIWEDAVSAVREVAEYAPDVDVSIEYKPNEPRAYSIFPNATTCLLAVEEAGCPNLGITLDFAHVLFANEVPAYAAAMVARRSRLLGLDLNDGWGKRDDGLMVGSVNPRATLEFLWQMQRDGYRGAYYFDTFPDASGLDPIREAESNIATVTRLLRLCDQLHGNTALLAAIERQDAVASQQIVNDILLAR, encoded by the coding sequence ATGTCGGAACTGAAATTTGCAACCCGTCTCAACTCATTCGCCTCGGGCGCGCACCTCTACTGGCCCGATCAGCAGGGCAAGCCCTCTGTCCTGCAGATGGTGGCCCGTGCCGGTAAGGTAAAGGGTTTAACGCATCTCGATCTCAATTTTCCACAGCACCTCACCAGCGACATTCCCACGCTGCGTCAGGCGATTGAGGATGCAGGCCTGGCCGTCAACGGCATGCAGATGCGCTGGGACGCCCCGCAGTTCAAAATCGGTGCCTTTACCCATCCGGATGCAAAAGTGCGTCGCGAGGCGATCGAGCTGACCAAACGCGGCATCGATGCGGGTCGGGAGTTCGGTTCACGGCTGATGACGCTGTGGATGGGGCAGGATGGTTTCGATTACTGCTTCCAGGCGGACTATAAGAAGATCTGGGAGGATGCCGTCAGCGCCGTGCGGGAAGTGGCGGAGTATGCGCCGGATGTCGATGTCAGCATCGAATACAAACCCAACGAGCCGCGCGCCTATAGCATCTTCCCTAACGCCACCACCTGCCTGCTGGCAGTGGAAGAGGCGGGCTGCCCCAACCTAGGGATCACGCTCGACTTTGCGCACGTACTGTTTGCCAACGAGGTGCCGGCTTACGCCGCCGCGATGGTGGCACGGCGTTCACGGCTGCTGGGGCTGGACCTGAACGACGGCTGGGGCAAGCGCGACGACGGCCTGATGGTCGGCTCCGTCAACCCGCGCGCCACGCTGGAGTTTCTCTGGCAGATGCAGCGTGACGGCTATCGTGGGGCCTATTACTTCGACACCTTCCCGGACGCCAGCGGGCTGGACCCCATCCGGGAAGCAGAAAGCAACATCGCGACAGTGACCCGGCTGCTGCGGCTGTGCGATCAGCTGCACGGCAACACGGCATTACTGGCGGCCATTGAGCGCCAGGATGCGGTCGCCTCCCAGCAGATCGTCAATGACATTCTGCTGGCGCGATAA
- a CDS encoding membrane-bound PQQ-dependent dehydrogenase, glucose/quinate/shikimate family produces MINKLTSIIMVIFAVALMYMGGELLSAGGSAFYAAMGAGVLVSAILLLLNRRSALTLYALLMWITLFWIIQEVGFDKWQWIPRGDLFGLLGLWLALPWVVRPLYQGQRRFHPLLGGTVGLMVLLVIGLCFYDPLPQQGTITTPRQSAATGGAADEWSAYGGTTDGQRFSALKQITRDNVNNLEVAWTYHTGDLRQDDDATEYTFEATPLKANGMLYFCTPHNEVHALDPETGAVKWKTAPDKNRSYLQQHQTCRGVSYYDAGQAQAQTDAAPALCRRRIFNATTDARLLALDADTGKPCADFGDNGVVNLRAGMGEVRPHALMQTAAPLVAGNLVILGGSVMDNGFHSGNPSGVIRAYDAVSGRLVWNFDPANPENTAPIAQGATYPQDTPVAWATLSADLKNGLVYVPFGNASPDEVGFDRDPASNTEKFRDALVALDLKTGAFKWRYQSSNHDLWDRDNPSQPSLVDITYQGTPQPAVILPTKTGNLFVLNRLTGQPVYPVEQVKVSVEGIKGEQYAPTQPVSSLNFIPAPLTEKSMWGITPFDQMACRTTFRKLRYDGNPWTPPTEAGSLIFPGNIGVFNWGSVAVDPQRQMLIAAPVRLAYKYNLIKRTPETETQRTFTKDGTPYWNENFHGEYAIHIQQMASGLGIPCVAPPWGRMVGVDLTTGKTEWLRRVGTTRNLKTSFLPGRFPLGFPMGMVAHGGPLLTAGDLVFHGATADNYFRAYDSTTGELLWQTELSAGAQATPSTFMGKDGKQYVVIAAGGHGSLGTTAGDSVVAFRLK; encoded by the coding sequence ATGATAAATAAATTAACCAGTATAATCATGGTGATATTTGCCGTTGCCCTGATGTACATGGGAGGAGAGCTTCTGTCAGCCGGCGGCAGCGCGTTTTACGCCGCCATGGGCGCGGGGGTGCTGGTCAGCGCGATACTGCTGCTGCTGAACCGACGCAGTGCGCTGACGCTTTATGCCTTGCTGATGTGGATTACCCTGTTCTGGATTATCCAGGAAGTGGGCTTCGATAAATGGCAGTGGATCCCGCGTGGTGATCTCTTTGGTCTGCTGGGTCTCTGGCTGGCTCTGCCGTGGGTGGTGCGCCCGCTCTATCAGGGACAGCGCCGCTTTCATCCTCTGCTCGGCGGGACGGTCGGGCTGATGGTGCTGCTGGTTATCGGCCTCTGCTTCTACGATCCGCTGCCGCAGCAGGGCACTATCACCACGCCGCGCCAGAGTGCCGCCACCGGCGGTGCTGCTGACGAGTGGAGCGCCTATGGCGGCACCACCGATGGCCAGCGCTTCTCAGCGCTGAAGCAGATTACCCGCGATAACGTCAACAATCTGGAAGTGGCCTGGACCTACCACACCGGCGATCTGCGTCAGGATGACGATGCCACCGAATACACCTTCGAAGCGACGCCGCTGAAAGCCAACGGCATGCTCTACTTCTGTACGCCGCACAACGAAGTCCACGCGCTCGACCCGGAAACCGGGGCGGTGAAGTGGAAAACCGCACCGGATAAAAACCGCTCCTACCTGCAGCAGCATCAGACCTGCCGCGGCGTGAGTTATTACGACGCCGGGCAGGCCCAGGCGCAGACAGATGCTGCGCCGGCGCTGTGCCGCAGGCGTATCTTCAACGCCACGACCGATGCCCGCCTGCTGGCGCTGGATGCAGACACCGGTAAACCCTGCGCGGACTTTGGTGACAACGGTGTGGTCAACCTGCGCGCTGGCATGGGTGAGGTGCGTCCGCACGCGCTGATGCAGACCGCAGCGCCGCTGGTGGCGGGCAACCTGGTGATCCTCGGCGGCTCGGTGATGGATAACGGCTTCCACAGCGGCAACCCGTCGGGCGTGATCCGCGCCTATGATGCCGTCAGCGGTCGTCTGGTCTGGAACTTCGATCCGGCGAATCCGGAGAACACCGCGCCGATCGCCCAGGGCGCGACCTATCCGCAGGATACCCCGGTCGCCTGGGCGACCCTGAGCGCTGACCTGAAGAATGGTCTGGTCTACGTGCCCTTTGGTAACGCCTCGCCGGATGAGGTCGGTTTTGACCGCGATCCCGCCAGCAATACCGAGAAGTTCCGGGATGCGCTGGTGGCGCTGGACCTGAAAACCGGAGCCTTTAAGTGGCGCTACCAGAGTTCGAATCACGATCTCTGGGACCGTGACAACCCGTCGCAGCCGTCGCTGGTGGATATCACCTATCAGGGCACGCCGCAACCGGCGGTGATCCTGCCGACCAAAACCGGCAACCTGTTTGTGCTGAACCGCCTGACCGGTCAGCCGGTCTATCCGGTGGAGCAGGTTAAGGTCTCTGTAGAGGGCATCAAAGGCGAGCAGTATGCGCCGACCCAGCCGGTCTCCAGCCTGAACTTTATTCCGGCGCCGCTGACGGAGAAATCCATGTGGGGCATCACGCCATTTGATCAGATGGCCTGTCGCACCACCTTCCGCAAGCTGCGTTATGACGGCAACCCGTGGACGCCGCCAACGGAAGCCGGCTCGCTGATCTTCCCGGGCAATATCGGCGTCTTTAACTGGGGATCTGTGGCGGTCGATCCGCAGCGTCAGATGCTGATTGCCGCGCCGGTGCGCCTGGCTTACAAGTACAACCTGATCAAACGCACCCCGGAAACCGAAACCCAGCGCACCTTCACCAAAGATGGCACACCGTACTGGAACGAAAACTTCCACGGTGAGTATGCGATTCACATCCAGCAGATGGCGTCGGGCCTGGGGATCCCCTGCGTCGCGCCACCGTGGGGCCGGATGGTCGGGGTGGATCTGACGACCGGCAAAACCGAATGGCTGCGCCGCGTGGGGACGACCCGCAACCTGAAGACCAGCTTCCTGCCTGGCCGTTTCCCGCTCGGCTTCCCGATGGGAATGGTCGCGCACGGCGGCCCGCTGCTGACGGCCGGTGATCTGGTGTTCCACGGGGCCACGGCAGACAACTATTTCCGTGCCTACGACAGCACCACCGGCGAACTGCTGTGGCAGACCGAGCTGAGCGCCGGTGCTCAGGCCACGCCTTCCACCTTTATGGGTAAAGATGGCAAACAGTATGTGGTGATTGCCGCAGGCGGTCACGGCTCACTGGGCACCACGGCAGGCGACAGCGTGGTCGCTTTCCGGCTGAAATAA
- a CDS encoding GT-D fold domain-containing glycosyltransferase has product MSALHAIYRKFRFPFKFIHAAIRYPAAQARVRRYSVMSIEETIDLLLRDPTLSLARYGDGELEMTRYKNIGFQPFNPELSARLKGVLQHGAAASPNCLICLPDAFRTTRNMRSGSALFWFFHKSFYFKNYESLLNKQYRYGNTSVTRPYHDYKGKQLSAKIFDKFKQLYRHRRVLIVEGSGTRLGLGNDLLDGAREVKRITTLNRNAFSVYDALFNAVLAHAVNFDLVLISLGPTATVLAHDLSQHGIRCIDSGHVDIEYEWMLASATHKIKVEGKNVNEAGVLLGEQTCVADITYQQQILQHVGDVPARTVPAPEALADAAVVPLPHPGRTGHHAA; this is encoded by the coding sequence ATGTCCGCACTTCACGCGATATATCGCAAGTTCCGCTTTCCGTTTAAGTTCATTCATGCCGCTATACGCTACCCTGCTGCGCAGGCGCGCGTCAGACGTTATTCCGTCATGTCAATTGAGGAAACTATCGATCTGTTATTACGCGACCCAACGTTATCGCTGGCCCGATATGGCGACGGCGAACTGGAAATGACACGCTATAAAAACATCGGTTTCCAGCCCTTTAATCCGGAACTGTCAGCGCGGCTGAAGGGCGTGCTGCAGCACGGCGCGGCAGCCAGTCCGAACTGCCTGATCTGTCTGCCGGATGCGTTTCGCACTACCCGAAATATGCGCAGCGGATCGGCCCTGTTCTGGTTCTTTCATAAATCGTTTTACTTTAAAAATTATGAGTCTCTGCTGAATAAACAGTACCGTTACGGAAATACTTCGGTGACCCGTCCTTATCACGATTATAAAGGCAAGCAACTCTCCGCCAAAATATTTGACAAGTTTAAACAGCTTTATCGTCATCGCCGGGTTTTAATTGTGGAAGGCAGCGGCACGCGCCTGGGATTAGGCAACGATTTACTGGACGGAGCCCGTGAAGTGAAAAGAATTACCACGCTGAACCGTAATGCCTTTTCCGTTTATGACGCGCTGTTTAATGCCGTTCTAGCCCATGCCGTTAATTTCGATCTGGTCCTGATTTCATTAGGGCCGACCGCCACGGTGCTGGCGCATGATTTAAGTCAGCACGGGATCCGCTGTATCGACAGCGGCCACGTCGATATTGAATATGAGTGGATGCTGGCCAGTGCCACCCACAAAATCAAGGTGGAAGGCAAAAATGTGAATGAGGCGGGCGTTCTGTTAGGCGAACAGACCTGCGTGGCGGACATCACCTATCAGCAGCAGATCCTGCAGCATGTGGGCGACGTTCCGGCGCGAACCGTGCCAGCGCCCGAGGCGTTAGCAGACGCGGCGGTCGTTCCCCTGCCGCATCCCGGCCGCACCGGCCATCACGCCGCCTGA
- a CDS encoding MFS transporter translates to MKPSRYRYTLFSLLFLIALINYIDRGALSFAANAIAAEYHFSKVQLGAVLGYFGFGYLLGSLCGGFLADRIGTKKVWLLAGVLWSLLEIATAWAGELGMALFGGSAIMGFAALRILFGFAEGPAYALMNKTIAHWAPDNERGFALGIGLLSTQVGALLTAPIAVGLLLLTHDWRMMFILLGIFSLLAMLLFARTFSDSPDRSRFTNAAERALIRDGQRRSAGDSVPLPWWRFFTSRTLVCNALGYFSFLYITFTLVTWMPKYLQDNFHYDLHSLWYVAMIPWSGACITVLLGGRIADTLLARFRNLRLARNLFAAVTLCGTASCFMAIPYMGSAAGIIALMTLGNALNALVNNVYWSVVIDVTPKASVGTYSGMTLAIANLAAIISPMLCGWLAEYHGYNAMFTVTALIAFGSMLAMTLLQPEKPLVAETQPATAEVTTA, encoded by the coding sequence ATGAAACCGAGCCGTTACCGTTACACCCTGTTTTCACTGCTGTTCCTGATCGCGCTGATCAACTACATCGATCGCGGCGCCCTCTCCTTTGCTGCTAATGCGATTGCGGCAGAGTATCACTTCAGTAAAGTCCAGCTCGGCGCCGTGCTGGGCTATTTCGGCTTTGGTTATCTGCTGGGTTCGCTGTGCGGCGGCTTTCTTGCCGACCGCATCGGCACCAAAAAGGTCTGGCTGCTGGCGGGCGTGCTCTGGTCGCTGCTGGAGATCGCCACCGCCTGGGCCGGTGAGCTGGGCATGGCGCTGTTTGGCGGCTCGGCCATTATGGGCTTCGCGGCGCTGCGCATCCTGTTTGGTTTTGCCGAAGGTCCCGCCTATGCGCTGATGAACAAGACCATTGCGCACTGGGCACCGGACAACGAGCGCGGGTTCGCGCTGGGGATCGGCCTGCTCTCGACTCAGGTTGGCGCACTGCTGACCGCCCCGATCGCGGTGGGCCTGCTGCTGCTGACCCACGACTGGCGCATGATGTTTATCCTGCTGGGGATCTTCTCCCTGCTGGCGATGCTGCTGTTTGCCCGCACCTTCAGCGACAGCCCGGACCGGAGCCGCTTCACCAACGCTGCCGAGCGCGCGCTGATCCGGGACGGTCAGCGTCGCAGCGCGGGCGACAGCGTGCCTCTGCCCTGGTGGCGCTTCTTTACCAGCCGGACGCTGGTCTGCAACGCGCTGGGCTATTTCTCCTTCCTCTACATCACCTTCACGCTGGTGACCTGGATGCCGAAGTACCTGCAGGATAATTTCCATTACGACCTGCACTCGCTATGGTACGTCGCGATGATCCCCTGGAGCGGCGCCTGCATCACGGTGCTGCTGGGCGGCCGTATCGCCGATACCCTGCTGGCCCGGTTCCGTAATCTGCGACTGGCGCGCAATCTGTTCGCTGCCGTCACGCTGTGCGGCACCGCCTCCTGCTTTATGGCCATTCCCTATATGGGATCTGCCGCCGGGATCATCGCCCTGATGACGCTGGGCAATGCGCTGAATGCGCTGGTAAACAATGTCTACTGGTCGGTGGTGATCGATGTGACCCCTAAAGCCTCAGTCGGCACCTACAGCGGCATGACGCTGGCGATTGCCAACCTGGCCGCGATCATCTCGCCGATGCTCTGCGGCTGGCTGGCGGAATATCACGGCTATAACGCCATGTTTACGGTGACGGCGCTGATCGCGTTTGGCAGTATGCTGGCGATGACGCTGCTGCAGCCGGAAAAGCCATTGGTGGCCGAAACGCAGCCCGCCACGGCGGAGGTGACGACCGCCTGA
- a CDS encoding purine-cytosine permease family protein: MSVKSSATAYPDAAQPRLSETRSIDYIPLRERHGHPFSQFTLWFGGNLQITAIVTGALAVVLGGDVVWSLVGLLVGQMIGAAIMSLHALQGPRLGLPQMITSRMQFGVYGAVIPLVLVCIMYVGFSASGTVLAGQALAKLISVSNATGMIVFSALIVVIAVMGYRVIHQLGKLASVIGVLAFAYLFITLFATHDLAAVWQNRHFTPANFLLAVSLSSSWQIAFCPYVSDYSRYLPADVSAKKLFGSVFAGTVLGTQASMTLGVIAAALAGSAFAGNEVGYIVGLGSTAGMAMVIYFAICFGKITFTTLNAYGSFMSLTTIVSGFRRQTTLSQGGRILFVILMVSVACLIALLSEPAFLKSFTHFLLFLLAFFVPWSAISLTDFYLITRGRVDVPALADPDGRYGRWNVAGIAVYVLGVMVQLPFIDNPLHHGSLTWIFAGNDVSWIVGWLVTALLWFVASRWDRRGRPEQNSRAL; the protein is encoded by the coding sequence ATGTCGGTCAAATCATCTGCTACAGCGTATCCGGACGCGGCACAACCGCGCCTGTCAGAAACCCGCTCCATCGATTACATTCCGCTGCGCGAACGTCATGGGCATCCTTTCAGCCAGTTCACGCTCTGGTTTGGGGGCAACCTGCAAATCACCGCCATTGTCACCGGGGCGCTGGCTGTGGTACTGGGCGGCGATGTTGTCTGGTCGCTTGTCGGCTTACTGGTGGGGCAGATGATCGGCGCCGCGATCATGTCTTTGCATGCGCTACAGGGCCCGCGCCTGGGCTTACCCCAGATGATCACCAGCCGCATGCAGTTCGGCGTTTACGGTGCGGTCATCCCCCTGGTGCTGGTCTGCATCATGTATGTGGGATTCTCCGCCAGCGGCACGGTACTGGCCGGACAGGCGCTGGCGAAACTGATCTCTGTCAGCAATGCCACCGGGATGATCGTGTTCAGCGCCCTGATCGTGGTGATTGCGGTGATGGGGTATCGCGTGATCCATCAGCTGGGCAAGCTGGCGAGCGTGATTGGCGTGCTGGCCTTCGCGTATCTCTTTATCACGCTCTTTGCCACGCATGACCTGGCAGCCGTCTGGCAGAATCGCCACTTTACCCCGGCAAATTTCCTGCTGGCGGTGTCGCTCTCGTCATCCTGGCAGATCGCCTTTTGCCCCTATGTTTCCGACTACTCGCGCTATCTGCCCGCAGACGTCTCCGCGAAGAAACTGTTCGGTTCGGTGTTTGCCGGAACCGTACTCGGCACCCAGGCCTCGATGACGCTGGGGGTGATTGCCGCCGCGCTGGCCGGAAGTGCCTTCGCCGGTAATGAGGTGGGTTACATCGTTGGTCTGGGCAGTACCGCAGGCATGGCGATGGTGATCTACTTTGCCATCTGCTTCGGGAAGATTACCTTTACCACGCTCAACGCCTACGGAAGTTTTATGTCCCTGACCACCATCGTCTCCGGCTTTCGCCGGCAGACGACGCTGAGCCAGGGCGGGCGCATTCTGTTTGTCATCCTCATGGTCTCCGTGGCCTGCCTGATAGCCCTGCTCAGTGAACCGGCCTTCCTGAAATCCTTTACCCACTTCCTGCTGTTCCTGCTGGCCTTTTTTGTGCCGTGGAGCGCCATCAGCCTGACCGATTTCTATCTGATCACCCGCGGCCGGGTGGACGTTCCGGCGCTGGCCGATCCCGACGGCCGCTATGGCCGCTGGAACGTCGCGGGCATCGCCGTCTACGTTCTGGGGGTGATGGTGCAGTTACCCTTTATCGATAACCCGCTGCATCATGGCTCGCTGACCTGGATTTTTGCCGGAAACGATGTCTCATGGATCGTGGGCTGGCTGGTGACGGCGCTGTTATGGTTCGTTGCCAGCCGCTGGGATCGCCGGGGCAGACCCGAACAGAACAGCCGCGCCCTGTAG
- a CDS encoding winged helix-turn-helix transcriptional regulator, producing the protein MAKQESLRTSECPVARTLESIGERWCMMIVREAFDDVRRFGDFQRNLGLAKNILASRLKQLVGIGVLEIAPASDGSAYREYLLTERGRALFPVVVAMRQWGERYLFEQGETHSVLLDNAEGRPLPRLEVYSAQGQKLEPADCHRQRVVAKG; encoded by the coding sequence ATGGCGAAGCAGGAATCCCTGAGAACCAGCGAGTGTCCGGTTGCCCGCACCCTGGAGTCGATAGGTGAGCGCTGGTGCATGATGATCGTGCGTGAAGCCTTTGATGACGTCCGCCGGTTTGGTGATTTCCAGCGCAACCTGGGACTGGCGAAAAATATTCTGGCGTCGCGACTGAAGCAGCTGGTCGGGATCGGCGTGCTGGAAATTGCGCCCGCTTCCGATGGCAGCGCCTACCGCGAGTATCTCCTGACCGAAAGAGGCCGGGCACTCTTTCCGGTGGTGGTGGCGATGCGGCAGTGGGGTGAGCGCTATCTGTTTGAGCAGGGCGAGACCCACTCGGTGCTGCTGGATAATGCGGAAGGCAGGCCGCTGCCGCGTCTGGAGGTTTACTCGGCGCAGGGTCAGAAGCTCGAACCCGCCGACTGCCATCGTCAGCGGGTGGTGGCGAAGGGGTAA
- a CDS encoding MFS transporter translates to MISTTSRRGDAGPPAPATPVLSPRMIFLFSLTAALAVANVYSAQPLLASIAVSLRIAPGIAGAVVTATQIGYALGLLLLVPLGDCVNRKKLVIAQLLLSALALTAAACASGLFTLLAAMLLVGLMAVVTQLMVAWAAMLASPAQRGQVVGSVTSGIVIGILLARFVSGTIADLAGWRAVYFTAACLLLLIAGVLAKVLPASAGQAQRPAWPQRLLSVLLLFRTEPRLRSRGILALLIFAAFSMLWSSMALPLTTMALSQTQIGLFGLAGLAGALAAASAGAWADQGRGQRATGFALALLTFAWLPVAALPHSLLLMVVGVILLDFAIQTVHVINQSLIVAARPDAASWLVGAYMCFYSLGSALGALAATQLYAHCGWYGVCAGGAAVSAAAFLYWSGTRHA, encoded by the coding sequence ATGATCTCAACGACCTCCAGGCGCGGGGATGCCGGACCACCGGCCCCCGCAACGCCGGTGCTTTCACCCCGGATGATTTTTCTCTTCTCGCTTACTGCGGCGCTGGCGGTCGCCAACGTGTACTCGGCGCAGCCGTTGCTGGCGTCGATCGCCGTCAGCCTGCGGATCGCGCCCGGCATCGCTGGCGCGGTGGTGACGGCCACGCAGATCGGTTATGCCCTGGGATTGCTCCTTCTGGTGCCGCTGGGTGACTGCGTGAACCGCAAAAAACTGGTGATTGCCCAGCTGCTGCTTTCCGCGCTGGCGCTGACCGCAGCGGCCTGCGCCTCCGGCCTGTTCACGCTGCTCGCAGCGATGCTGCTGGTGGGGTTAATGGCGGTGGTCACGCAACTGATGGTCGCCTGGGCCGCGATGCTGGCGTCACCGGCGCAGCGTGGCCAGGTGGTCGGCAGCGTCACCAGCGGGATCGTCATCGGGATCCTGCTGGCGCGGTTTGTTTCGGGGACGATCGCGGATCTGGCAGGCTGGCGCGCGGTCTACTTTACGGCCGCCTGTCTGTTACTGCTGATCGCCGGGGTCCTGGCGAAGGTGCTGCCCGCCTCCGCCGGTCAGGCGCAGCGACCGGCCTGGCCGCAGCGCCTGCTGTCGGTTCTCCTGCTTTTTCGCACAGAACCCCGCCTGCGCAGCCGGGGGATCCTCGCTCTGCTGATCTTTGCCGCCTTCAGCATGCTCTGGTCTTCCATGGCGCTGCCGCTGACAACAATGGCGCTGTCGCAGACTCAGATCGGCCTGTTTGGCCTGGCGGGGCTGGCCGGTGCGCTGGCGGCCGCCAGCGCGGGCGCCTGGGCTGACCAGGGACGGGGCCAGCGCGCCACCGGCTTTGCACTGGCGCTGCTGACGTTCGCCTGGCTGCCCGTTGCCGCGCTGCCGCATTCGCTGCTGCTGATGGTGGTCGGGGTGATCCTGCTCGACTTCGCGATCCAGACGGTTCATGTCATCAACCAGAGCCTGATCGTGGCGGCCCGGCCGGATGCGGCGAGCTGGCTGGTCGGTGCCTACATGTGCTTTTACTCCCTCGGCAGTGCGCTGGGTGCCCTTGCCGCCACCCAGCTGTATGCACACTGCGGATGGTATGGTGTCTGCGCTGGCGGGGCCGCCGTCAGTGCTGCCGCCTTTCTCTACTGGTCAGGAACCCGTCACGCATGA
- a CDS encoding EamA family transporter: MKLSHLLLAVLITAIWGVNFSVIKLGLHAVDPFLLAGIRFTLCALPAILFIKKPDVPWRYLIGYGLVFGIGLWGLVNLGIQAGLSAGIASLLLQFSAFFTLLLGSLVFRERLSRSQIAGGFIACAGLLSIFFITDGSVTISGVLLVLAGAIAWSVANIISKRAGTRQVFAFLVWSSAFAPLPLFLLDGVVNGMAGYRALHSHADSLALLSILFQAYPNTLLGYWVWNGLLKRYPVSTVAPLSLLVPVFGILGSVAIFGETLSTQKIAALLLIVTGLAVGLYGPRLARRIGLRV, translated from the coding sequence ATGAAACTCTCTCATCTGCTGCTCGCCGTGCTCATCACGGCCATCTGGGGCGTGAACTTCTCGGTGATTAAGCTGGGGTTGCACGCGGTCGATCCCTTTCTGCTGGCTGGGATCCGCTTCACGCTCTGCGCTCTGCCCGCGATACTCTTTATCAAAAAACCGGACGTGCCGTGGCGCTACCTGATCGGCTATGGGCTGGTGTTCGGGATCGGCCTCTGGGGGCTGGTGAACCTGGGGATTCAGGCCGGGCTGTCGGCGGGCATCGCTTCGCTGCTGTTGCAGTTCAGTGCCTTCTTTACCCTGCTGCTCGGCAGCCTGGTCTTTCGCGAACGCCTGAGCCGCTCTCAGATCGCCGGTGGGTTCATCGCCTGCGCCGGACTGCTGTCGATATTTTTCATCACCGATGGCTCGGTGACGATCTCCGGCGTGCTGCTGGTGCTGGCGGGAGCGATAGCCTGGAGCGTGGCCAACATCATCAGCAAGAGAGCGGGCACCCGGCAGGTGTTTGCGTTTCTGGTCTGGTCATCCGCCTTTGCGCCCCTGCCGCTCTTTCTGCTGGATGGAGTGGTCAACGGCATGGCGGGCTATCGGGCGCTGCACAGCCACGCCGACAGCCTCGCCCTGCTCTCTATTCTGTTCCAGGCCTATCCCAATACCCTGCTGGGCTACTGGGTGTGGAACGGCTTGCTGAAGCGCTACCCGGTCTCCACGGTTGCGCCCCTGTCGCTGCTGGTGCCCGTTTTTGGCATTCTGGGTTCGGTGGCGATCTTTGGCGAAACGCTTTCCACGCAGAAAATCGCTGCGCTGTTGCTGATCGTGACCGGACTGGCCGTGGGGCTCTATGGGCCGCGACTGGCGCGCCGCATCGGCCTGCGCGTCTGA
- a CDS encoding DapH/DapD/GlmU-related protein, with the protein MSIVAVMPAPLAHTRIDESVRMRETTVGQQCEILAHSLLEYSELGDFSYVGEHCCLADTQVGRFCAIANQVRLGAPNHPMDRASQHRFTYCPEYYHPDARRDRPFFAARRADRVIIGHDVWIGHGVIVLPGVTVGDGAVLAAGAVVTRDVAPYSVVGGVPARPLRMRFSPAIAARLQRIAWWNWPLEKLMANLADFQNDDIEAFCQRHAV; encoded by the coding sequence ATGTCCATTGTTGCCGTTATGCCTGCCCCCTTAGCCCACACCAGGATCGACGAGAGTGTGCGGATGCGGGAAACCACCGTGGGTCAGCAGTGTGAAATCCTGGCGCACAGCCTGCTGGAATACAGCGAGCTGGGCGATTTCTCCTATGTCGGCGAGCACTGCTGCCTGGCCGACACCCAGGTAGGGCGCTTCTGCGCTATCGCCAACCAGGTGCGCCTTGGCGCGCCGAACCATCCGATGGATCGCGCCTCTCAGCATCGCTTCACCTACTGCCCGGAGTATTACCATCCCGACGCCCGCCGCGATCGGCCCTTCTTTGCGGCCCGCCGGGCCGATCGGGTGATCATCGGTCATGACGTCTGGATCGGGCATGGCGTGATCGTGCTGCCTGGCGTCACCGTCGGTGATGGGGCGGTGCTGGCCGCGGGCGCGGTGGTGACCCGCGACGTCGCGCCCTACAGCGTGGTGGGCGGCGTTCCGGCCCGGCCGCTGCGGATGCGGTTTTCGCCCGCCATTGCCGCCCGTCTGCAGCGTATCGCCTGGTGGAACTGGCCGCTGGAGAAGCTGATGGCAAATCTGGCCGACTTTCAGAACGACGACATTGAGGCGTTCTGTCAGCGGCACGCGGTATAG